Genomic window (Schaalia dentiphila ATCC 17982):
CTGGGCGACCGGCTGGCCGAGCACCGTGGCCATCGCGTCCTTCACGAGGGGAGCGCCCGTCACGCCGCCATCATCGCCGACGCCCGAGGAGAGAACCACGAACGCGGTGAAGGTACAGATGATCATCGTGTCGATGAAGACGGAGAGCATCTGGACGAGGCCCTGCTTGGCGGGGTGGGACACGGAGGCGGAGGCCGCGGCGTTCGGCGCCGAACCAACGCCGGCCTCGTTCGAGTACAGGCCGCGCTTGATGCCGTACATCATGGCCGAACCGGCGAAGCCGCCGAAGATAGCCTGGAAGTCGAAAGCACCCTTGAAGATCGCGGAGAACATCGCGGGAATGTTGTGGAAGTTGAGGGCGATGACGACCGCGCCGACACCCAGGTAGATGATGGCCATGACGGGAACGAGGAAGCCCGTGACCTCGGTCAGGCGGCGCGTGCCGCCCAGGATCGAACCTGCCATCAGAATCGCGAGGATGGCACCGATGATCCAGGGAGTCCACTCGTTTTGCCCAGCTGTACTGGGTGAAGGCGTCGGCGACGTTGAAAGATGCCAGCATGTTTGAAAGCCACCCATGTAGGTAAGGATCAGAACGATGGCGAAGAGGTAAGGCGAGCCAGTTCTGCTTAGAGCCGTCTGTATGTAATAGCGGGAACCACCGTTAGAAGTGGTTGAGGGCCGCGCCTTCCTTGTAAATCNNNNNNNNNNNNNNNNNNNNNNNNNNNNNNNNNNNNNNNNNNNNNNNNNNNNNNNNNNNNNNNNNNNNNNNNNNNNNNNNNNNNNNNNNNNNNNNNNNNNTTTAAGTGCCCCGCCTGGGAAGTACGGCCGCAAGGCTAAACTCAAAGGAATTGACGGGGGCCCGCACAAGCGGCGGAGCATGCGGATTAATTCGATGCAACGCGAAGAACCTTTACCTAGGGCTTGACATGCACGGCGGCACTGCAGAGATGTGGTGGCATTTAGTTGGTCGTGTGCAGGTGGTGCATGGTTGTCGTCAGCTCGTGTCGTGAGATGTTGGGTTAAGTCCCGCAACGAGCGCAACCCTTGCCCTATGTTGCCAGCACGTGATGGTGGGGACTCGTGGGGGACTGCCGGGGTTAACTCGGAGGAAGGTGGGGATGACGTCAAATCATCATGCCCCTTATGTCTTGGGCTTCACGCATGCTACAATGGCTGGTACAGAGGGTTGCGATACTGTGAGGTGGAGCGAATCCCTTAAAGCCAGTCTCAGTTCGGATTGGGGTCTGCAACTCGACCCCATGAAGGTGGAGTCGCTAGTAATCGCAGATCAGCAACGCTGCGGTGAATACGTTCTCGGGCCTTGTACACACCGCCCGTCACGTCACGAAAGTTGGTAACACCCGAAGCCCATGGCCTAACCGCTTTGTGCGGGGGGAGTGGTCGAAGGTGGGATTGGCGATTGGGACGAAGTCGTAACAAGGTAGCCGTACCGGAAGGTGCGGCTGGATCACCTCCTTTCTAGGGAGCCCATTTGTTGGGGAACAATGCAGCATGGTGGCCTTTTGGTTGGTGTGTTGGGTTGTTTTCTTGTGCCTGCATGTGTACGCCACC
Coding sequences:
- a CDS encoding amino acid carrier protein; amino-acid sequence: FTRKARPSTTSNGGSRYYIQTALSRTGSPYLFAIVLILTYMGGFQTCWHLSTSPTPSPSTAGQNEWTPWIIGAILAILMAGSILGGTRRLTEVTGFLVPVMAIIYLGVGAVVIALNFHNIPAMFSAIFKGAFDFQAIFGGFAGSAMMYGIKRGLYSNEAGVGSAPNAAASASVSHPAKQGLVQMLSVFIDTMIICTFTAFVVLSSGVGDDGGVTGAPLVKDAMATVLGQPVAQVFISVALFLFAFTTLVGNFYYAEVNFRFLLRKIEIKHWMLTAFRLVAAGLVFCGALLKFEVAWNLGDILMGLMALINLPVIVILGNQAIRCANDYVAQRKAGRDPKFTASSIGLNPAELDYWQDKAPASAQDAAEKTNA